From Paraburkholderia sabiae, a single genomic window includes:
- a CDS encoding acyl-CoA dehydrogenase family protein encodes MNFKLNAEQQLLQDSVRRFIDREYGFEARASLIKARSKSNAAHWQTIAENGWLAAALPESCGGLGGTVIETVLIAGELGRGLVLEPWLGCAVLASQTLLAAGTVSQRERWLPYVSDGSRKFALAYSEAQSRGLPESVELRAQTVSNGYALTGGKTLVPGGADAHSFIVSARTPDADGITLFLVDADAPGLTRRVLPLHDGSFAADLTFEHVQVTRDAVLGVPGHGLTALRHGLAHATAALCAELIGGMERAIELTADYLKVRKQFGVPIGSFQALQHRMADMAAEKEIARSMLYALIASIENDDEQARLRTVSQAKALIGRAARFVCAQAIQLHGGMGMTEECQVGHYYKRAVVAEVLFGNGDAHDAHCAAQLQNDLLKKGNHA; translated from the coding sequence ATGAACTTCAAACTCAATGCAGAACAGCAACTGTTGCAAGACAGCGTGCGCCGCTTTATCGACAGGGAATATGGCTTCGAAGCGCGTGCCTCGCTGATCAAGGCGCGCTCCAAATCCAATGCCGCACATTGGCAGACCATCGCCGAGAACGGCTGGCTGGCGGCGGCGTTGCCCGAATCGTGCGGCGGCCTCGGCGGCACGGTGATCGAGACGGTACTGATCGCCGGGGAACTCGGCCGTGGACTCGTGCTGGAGCCATGGCTCGGCTGCGCGGTGCTGGCGTCCCAGACGCTGCTCGCGGCCGGCACGGTGTCACAGCGCGAGCGCTGGCTGCCGTACGTATCCGATGGCTCGCGCAAGTTCGCACTCGCGTATAGCGAAGCGCAGTCGCGCGGGCTTCCCGAATCGGTCGAATTGCGGGCGCAGACCGTGTCGAACGGCTATGCGCTCACGGGCGGCAAGACGCTGGTGCCCGGTGGCGCGGACGCGCACAGTTTTATCGTGTCGGCGCGCACGCCGGACGCGGACGGCATCACGCTCTTTCTCGTCGATGCCGACGCGCCGGGTCTCACGCGCCGCGTGCTGCCGCTGCACGACGGCAGCTTTGCCGCCGACCTGACGTTCGAGCACGTTCAGGTCACGCGCGATGCCGTGCTCGGTGTGCCGGGCCACGGGCTCACGGCGTTGCGCCATGGCCTCGCGCACGCGACGGCCGCGCTGTGCGCGGAACTGATCGGCGGGATGGAACGCGCAATCGAGCTGACCGCCGACTATCTGAAAGTGCGCAAGCAATTCGGCGTGCCGATCGGCAGCTTCCAGGCGCTGCAACACCGGATGGCCGATATGGCCGCTGAAAAGGAGATCGCGCGCTCGATGCTCTATGCGCTGATCGCGTCGATCGAAAACGACGACGAACAGGCGCGGCTGCGAACGGTGTCGCAGGCCAAGGCGTTGATCGGCCGTGCGGCGCGCTTCGTCTGTGCACAGGCTATCCAGTTGCATGGCGGCATGGGCATGACGGAGGAATGCCAGGTCGGTCACTACTACAAGCGTGCCGTCGTCGCGGAGGTGCTGTTCGGCAACGGCGATGCGCACGACGCGCATTGCGCGGCGCAACTGCAAAACGATCTGCTTAAAAAGGGAAATCACGCATGA
- a CDS encoding MaoC family dehydratase: protein MKSFEKIADLQRLVGEPIGSSDWLLIDQQRVNRFADATGDHQWIHVDVERAKQGPFGGTIAHGFLTLSLLPAFLATAFEIKETKSGLNYGLDKVRFITPVPVGSRLRAHFRLIEWTDIGRGGAQIKVEMTVECEGATKPACIAEQITRLFP, encoded by the coding sequence ATGAAGAGCTTCGAGAAGATTGCCGATCTGCAACGGCTCGTCGGCGAACCGATCGGCAGCAGCGACTGGCTGCTGATCGACCAGCAGCGCGTCAACCGGTTCGCGGACGCGACGGGCGATCATCAATGGATCCACGTCGACGTCGAGCGCGCGAAACAAGGGCCGTTCGGCGGCACCATCGCGCATGGCTTTCTCACGCTGAGCCTGTTGCCCGCGTTTCTGGCGACCGCATTCGAGATCAAGGAAACGAAAAGCGGCCTGAATTACGGGCTCGACAAGGTCCGTTTCATCACGCCCGTTCCTGTCGGCAGCCGCTTGCGTGCGCATTTCCGACTGATCGAATGGACGGACATCGGCCGCGGCGGTGCGCAGATCAAGGTGGAGATGACGGTGGAATGCGAAGGCGCGACAAAGCCCGCCTGCATCGCCGAACAGATCACACGGCTCTTTCCCTGA
- a CDS encoding SDR family NAD(P)-dependent oxidoreductase — MSIRFDGKVAIVTGAGAGLGRAHALAFAARGAHVVVNDFGGARDGTGGSSEAALAVVEEIRKAGGIAIADGANVADYEQVQAMVKRTVSEFGRVDILVNNAGILRDKSFAKLEMRDIVAVLDVHLMGSINCSKAVWDVMREQDYGRIVMTTSSSGMYGNFGQANYGAAKMGVIGLMNALTTEGRKSNVRVNTIAPVAATRMTADILPEAMLQRIQPERVTPAVLFLASEDAPSKTVIAAGGGAFAAATIVETEPVLLADQDVTPEGVAAHFGQIANWGTARAYDESGHQVQAFLKLVCA; from the coding sequence ATGAGTATTCGCTTTGACGGAAAGGTGGCAATCGTGACGGGCGCGGGGGCGGGCCTCGGCCGCGCTCACGCGCTTGCGTTCGCGGCGCGCGGCGCGCATGTCGTTGTCAACGACTTCGGCGGTGCGCGTGACGGCACGGGCGGATCGTCGGAGGCCGCGCTTGCCGTGGTCGAAGAAATTCGCAAGGCAGGCGGCATCGCTATCGCCGACGGTGCGAACGTCGCCGACTATGAGCAGGTGCAAGCGATGGTCAAGCGCACGGTGTCCGAATTCGGGCGCGTCGATATTCTGGTGAACAACGCGGGCATTCTGCGCGACAAGAGTTTCGCCAAGCTGGAGATGAGGGATATCGTGGCCGTGCTCGACGTGCACCTGATGGGTTCGATCAACTGCTCGAAGGCGGTGTGGGACGTCATGCGCGAGCAGGACTATGGACGCATCGTGATGACGACGTCATCTTCGGGCATGTACGGAAATTTCGGGCAGGCCAACTACGGCGCGGCGAAGATGGGGGTGATCGGCCTGATGAACGCGCTGACCACCGAGGGCCGCAAGAGCAACGTTCGCGTGAATACGATCGCGCCCGTCGCCGCGACCCGCATGACGGCCGACATCTTGCCGGAAGCCATGTTGCAACGTATCCAGCCGGAACGCGTGACGCCGGCAGTGCTGTTTCTCGCGAGCGAAGATGCGCCCTCGAAGACGGTCATCGCGGCAGGCGGCGGCGCGTTTGCGGCTGCGACGATCGTCGAAACGGAGCCGGTGCTGCTGGCGGATCAGGATGTGACGCCGGAAGGTGTCGCCGCGCACTTCGGCCAGATCGCGAACTGGGGCACCGCGCGAGCCTACGATGAATCGGGGCATCAGGTGCAAGCGTTCCTGAAGCTGGTGTGCGCGTAG
- a CDS encoding acyl-CoA dehydrogenase family protein — protein sequence MTDMSNGFFTEEQTLIRETARRVASEIVGPTAAQRDSESAWPRDELKALAELGFLGMLIPEQYGGTGAGVLDFCLAQHEISKVDAGLATIVHVHNFTALCIAEHGTDEQKQRYLPAMAAGKSIGAFLLTEPHAGSDTAALRTSARRDGDHFVLNGTKQFISNGSEAGVGVVFAITDKAAGKRGASTFLIDPSAPGYHVTRVESKLGQHTAHTAQIALEDYRVPAANLLGAQGDGYRTVMGGLCDGRIGIAFIAAGVAQAALDAAVKYAREREAYGAPLIALQGVAFDLADMAAQVDVAWQYCLHAARLRDAGVDCIKEASIAKLFASEIAEKVCSDALQIHGGYGYLTDFPVERYLRDVRITKIYEGTSHIQKLIISRHLG from the coding sequence ATGACCGACATGTCGAATGGATTCTTCACCGAAGAACAGACGCTGATCCGCGAGACCGCGCGACGCGTCGCGAGCGAGATCGTCGGCCCCACTGCCGCGCAGCGCGATAGCGAATCGGCATGGCCGCGCGATGAACTGAAGGCGCTTGCCGAGCTAGGCTTTCTCGGCATGCTGATCCCCGAGCAATACGGCGGCACGGGCGCGGGCGTGCTCGACTTCTGCCTCGCCCAACACGAAATCTCCAAGGTCGACGCGGGACTCGCGACGATCGTCCACGTGCACAACTTCACCGCGCTGTGCATCGCCGAACACGGCACCGACGAACAGAAGCAGCGCTATCTGCCCGCGATGGCAGCGGGCAAATCGATCGGCGCATTCCTGCTGACCGAGCCGCATGCGGGTTCCGACACCGCTGCCTTGCGCACGAGCGCGCGCCGCGACGGCGACCACTTCGTGCTGAACGGCACCAAGCAGTTCATTTCGAACGGCAGCGAAGCGGGCGTCGGCGTCGTGTTCGCGATCACCGACAAAGCCGCCGGCAAACGCGGCGCAAGCACGTTCCTCATCGACCCGAGCGCGCCTGGCTATCACGTGACGCGCGTCGAGAGCAAACTCGGCCAGCACACCGCGCACACGGCGCAGATCGCGCTTGAAGACTATCGCGTTCCGGCGGCGAATCTGCTGGGCGCGCAAGGCGACGGCTATCGCACGGTGATGGGCGGTCTGTGCGACGGCCGCATCGGCATTGCGTTCATCGCGGCGGGTGTCGCGCAGGCGGCGCTCGATGCAGCCGTCAAGTACGCGCGTGAGCGCGAGGCATACGGCGCGCCGCTTATCGCACTGCAAGGCGTCGCTTTCGATCTCGCCGACATGGCCGCGCAGGTGGATGTCGCGTGGCAATACTGCCTGCACGCGGCGCGTTTGCGCGATGCGGGTGTCGACTGCATCAAGGAAGCGTCGATTGCGAAGCTGTTCGCCAGCGAGATCGCCGAGAAAGTGTGCTCCGACGCGCTGCAGATTCACGGCGGCTACGGCTATCTGACCGACTTCCCTGTGGAGCGCTATCTGCGCGATGTGCGCATCACGAAGATCTACGAAGGCACCAGCCATATCCAGAAGCTGATCATTTCGCGTCACTTGGGCTGA
- a CDS encoding CaiB/BaiF CoA transferase family protein gives MTSNKQGPLTGLKVLEIAGIGPGPFCGMLLADLGADVVVAERAETAVDALDLGDTQIANRGKRSVSVDLKTPEGVETVLSLIEHCDALIEGMRPGVMERLGLGPDVCLQRNGRLVYGRMTGWGQHGPLAHAAGHDLNYIALSGALWYAGQPGEAPVTPPSLVGDVGGGSMYLAVGLLAGILHARATGIGQVVDAAIIDGSAHMTSLLLALQASGQMHEQRGQSLLDGPHWYNTYRCSDGAFISVGSLEPKFYRELRDKLGLAADPAFDKPYDPQAWPQLRERFAALFASRSRDEWCSLLEGSDACFAPVLSPEEAADHPHMRARGVYTREGGVLQPSPAPRFSSTPAGTPGPIPRRGQHNDAVLRDWAAR, from the coding sequence ATGACATCGAATAAACAAGGCCCGCTTACCGGGCTCAAGGTGCTGGAAATCGCGGGGATTGGACCGGGTCCGTTCTGCGGCATGCTGCTCGCCGACCTGGGCGCGGACGTCGTCGTCGCGGAGCGCGCCGAGACCGCCGTCGATGCACTCGACCTCGGCGATACGCAGATCGCGAATCGCGGCAAACGCTCCGTATCGGTCGATCTGAAAACGCCCGAAGGCGTCGAAACCGTGTTGAGCCTCATCGAGCATTGCGATGCGCTGATCGAAGGCATGCGGCCCGGCGTAATGGAGCGGCTCGGTCTCGGCCCCGATGTCTGCCTGCAACGCAACGGGCGGCTCGTCTATGGCCGCATGACGGGCTGGGGTCAGCACGGTCCGCTCGCGCACGCTGCGGGGCACGACCTGAACTACATCGCGCTGTCGGGCGCGCTCTGGTACGCGGGACAACCGGGCGAAGCGCCCGTGACGCCGCCGAGTCTCGTCGGCGATGTCGGCGGCGGTTCGATGTATCTGGCTGTCGGCTTGCTCGCGGGCATCCTGCACGCGCGCGCGACGGGTATCGGACAGGTCGTCGACGCGGCGATCATCGACGGCAGCGCGCACATGACGTCGTTGCTGCTGGCGTTGCAGGCGTCGGGACAGATGCACGAGCAACGCGGCCAAAGCCTGCTCGACGGCCCGCACTGGTACAACACCTATCGCTGTTCCGATGGCGCGTTCATTTCCGTGGGATCGCTCGAACCGAAGTTCTACCGCGAGTTGCGCGACAAGCTCGGCCTCGCCGCCGATCCTGCGTTCGACAAACCCTACGATCCGCAAGCCTGGCCGCAACTGCGCGAGCGCTTCGCCGCGCTGTTTGCGAGCCGAAGCCGTGACGAATGGTGCAGCCTGCTCGAAGGCAGCGACGCGTGCTTCGCGCCCGTGCTGAGTCCGGAAGAAGCCGCCGATCACCCGCACATGCGCGCACGCGGCGTCTATACACGCGAAGGCGGCGTGCTGCAGCCAAGTCCGGCACCGCGCTTTTCCTCCACGCCCGCCGGCACGCCGGGCCCGATTCCGCGGCGCGGCCAGCACAACGACGCCGTGCTGCGCGACTGGGCGGCCCGTTGA
- a CDS encoding porin, whose product MRWFGKGVCGASLLVAAGGAAAQSSVTLYGVADVFLQYQGNGAKHAFSERSGGSSGSNFGLKGSEDLGGGLKGIFQLENGYTINNGGLFVDSSALFYRQAWVGLAHDRYGTLTFGRQYQPTFWAVYPTDPFRGNEVLSPLSAAASTLDRHTVATIAAAGRSSNSIVYQSPVLGGMKLYAMYGFAATTTQPLVTSTGNMYDLALTYTGASAFIGLAYQKQLGGSETLPGLPRSLNLLNTERFTGAVAYRIGIVNLQANYTYNRSVDAPAGSVAAALGAANSYSIAEVGATIQATSADTVEIAGIQRKTRGVHENTLGIQVGADHALSKRTTLYARAGYMKNNGVATMSWPGSVASGPNASQELVALGMAHRF is encoded by the coding sequence ATGCGATGGTTTGGTAAGGGAGTTTGCGGTGCTTCGTTGCTTGTCGCAGCAGGAGGGGCGGCGGCGCAGTCTTCAGTGACGCTGTATGGCGTAGCGGACGTGTTCCTTCAGTATCAGGGGAATGGCGCTAAACATGCCTTTTCGGAGCGCAGCGGCGGCAGCAGCGGATCGAACTTCGGACTCAAGGGAAGTGAAGATCTCGGCGGCGGATTGAAGGGCATATTCCAGCTCGAGAACGGCTATACCATCAATAACGGCGGTCTGTTCGTCGACAGTTCGGCGCTGTTCTATCGTCAGGCATGGGTGGGCCTCGCGCACGACAGGTACGGCACGCTCACGTTCGGCCGGCAGTATCAGCCGACTTTCTGGGCCGTCTATCCAACCGATCCCTTCCGCGGCAACGAGGTCTTGTCGCCACTGTCGGCGGCGGCCAGCACGCTCGACCGGCACACGGTCGCCACCATTGCTGCCGCCGGTCGCAGCAGCAATTCGATCGTGTATCAGTCGCCTGTGCTCGGCGGCATGAAGCTGTACGCGATGTACGGTTTCGCGGCGACCACGACCCAGCCGCTGGTGACATCGACGGGCAATATGTACGACCTGGCGCTGACGTACACGGGTGCGAGCGCGTTCATCGGGCTGGCGTATCAGAAGCAGCTGGGCGGCAGCGAGACGTTGCCGGGCTTGCCGAGGTCGCTCAATCTGCTGAACACCGAGCGTTTCACGGGCGCCGTGGCGTATCGCATCGGCATTGTGAATCTGCAGGCCAACTACACGTACAACCGTTCCGTCGACGCACCGGCGGGTTCCGTGGCGGCGGCGCTTGGCGCGGCGAACTCGTACAGCATTGCGGAAGTGGGCGCGACCATTCAGGCGACGTCCGCCGATACGGTCGAGATCGCCGGAATCCAGCGCAAGACGCGCGGTGTGCATGAAAACACGCTCGGCATTCAGGTCGGCGCCGATCACGCGTTGTCCAAGCGCACGACGCTCTATGCGCGCGCCGGCTATATGAAGAACAACGGCGTCGCGACGATGAGCTGGCCCGGCAGCGTGGCAAGCGGACCGAACGCGTCGCAGGAACTCGTGGCGCTGGGCATGGCGCATCGCTTCTGA
- a CDS encoding SDR family NAD(P)-dependent oxidoreductase, whose product MDLQGKVAVVTGAASGLGLATCKALKAAGATVVGFDLKQQQLDDALGPHMTGIAVDVSDDSSVQTAIETVVGVHGGIHVAVNCAGVLGPCKTVSKGVLFPMDVWNRVLAVNLTGTFNVIRHAALAMTRNDTAETGERGVIVNTSSGAARAGQMGQAAYSASKAGVMGMTLPIARDLAEHGIRVVSIAPGLFESGMSAGMPAKVSDGLIDKMLFPRRMGKAQEFAALVRHVVENAYLNAMTLDIDCGMR is encoded by the coding sequence ATGGATCTGCAAGGAAAGGTAGCCGTGGTGACGGGCGCGGCATCGGGTCTCGGACTCGCGACGTGCAAGGCGCTCAAGGCGGCGGGCGCGACGGTCGTGGGATTCGACCTGAAACAGCAGCAACTCGACGACGCGCTCGGTCCGCATATGACGGGCATCGCCGTCGACGTCTCCGACGATTCGAGCGTGCAGACGGCGATCGAAACCGTGGTGGGCGTGCATGGCGGTATCCACGTCGCGGTGAATTGCGCGGGCGTGCTCGGGCCATGCAAGACGGTGTCGAAGGGCGTGCTGTTTCCGATGGATGTGTGGAACCGTGTGCTCGCCGTGAACCTGACGGGCACCTTCAATGTGATCCGCCACGCGGCGCTCGCGATGACACGCAACGACACGGCCGAAACGGGCGAGCGGGGCGTGATCGTCAACACGTCGTCGGGCGCGGCGCGGGCGGGGCAGATGGGGCAGGCCGCCTACAGCGCCAGCAAGGCGGGTGTGATGGGGATGACGTTGCCGATCGCACGCGACCTCGCCGAGCACGGCATTCGCGTGGTGTCGATTGCGCCGGGGCTGTTCGAATCGGGCATGTCGGCGGGCATGCCGGCGAAGGTCTCGGACGGGCTGATCGACAAGATGCTGTTCCCGCGCCGGATGGGCAAGGCGCAGGAGTTTGCGGCGCTGGTGCGGCACGTCGTCGAGAACGCTTATCTGAATGCGATGACGCTTGATATCGATTGCGGCATGCGTTGA
- a CDS encoding toll/interleukin-1 receptor domain-containing protein, which translates to MQNEIREIYLNCCADNPTDQVDLLMRERTVDAAFKGFAGRCTSLLERTYVWLVSLESARSVVYFFKVTTGIQRESHMSRRVFYSYSHVDAELRANLASHLATLVQQGKIEEWHDRKITPGKDWDQEISDALESADIILLLVSADFLASEYSFGVEVDRALALVKEKDIHVIPVLLRPCLWEESRFSALQPLPRNQQPVTSWPSRDDAFKEIAREIGNLASQPRPQRTPVNTAAVRADQTAQSLELIREQIYAYARLYEMTRQRMSASAERTARMEQIFQSMKSIAVSCYPMLSELSSSRAPGERLAAIAILQTFATAQALPFLVKMIGSEKPFVGYQAAKALKLAVERLDPRVHPQLLQSILDAQAADAIAMLGHDTDRVKLLREAERELRAHMKALSTPGEG; encoded by the coding sequence ATGCAAAACGAAATCCGCGAAATCTATTTGAATTGTTGTGCGGACAATCCAACAGATCAAGTTGACCTGTTGATGCGGGAGCGCACTGTCGATGCAGCGTTTAAAGGATTCGCCGGACGCTGCACAAGTTTGCTCGAACGAACGTACGTTTGGCTGGTGTCGCTGGAAAGCGCGCGAAGTGTGGTCTATTTTTTCAAGGTCACAACAGGCATTCAAAGAGAGTCCCACATGAGCCGACGTGTCTTTTACTCCTACTCTCATGTCGATGCGGAATTGCGGGCCAATCTCGCGTCCCATCTGGCAACGCTTGTTCAACAAGGGAAGATCGAGGAATGGCACGACCGCAAGATCACCCCCGGAAAAGACTGGGATCAGGAGATAAGCGATGCATTGGAGTCCGCGGATATCATTCTTTTGCTCGTCAGCGCCGACTTCCTTGCATCCGAGTACAGTTTCGGCGTCGAGGTCGACCGGGCGCTTGCCCTCGTGAAAGAAAAAGATATCCACGTTATTCCAGTTCTGCTTCGGCCATGCTTGTGGGAGGAGTCCCGTTTCAGCGCACTGCAGCCTCTGCCGCGAAACCAGCAGCCAGTGACTTCATGGCCCTCGCGCGACGACGCGTTCAAAGAGATTGCACGCGAAATCGGCAACCTCGCTTCCCAGCCTCGGCCACAGAGGACGCCGGTCAATACGGCGGCGGTTCGTGCCGATCAGACCGCACAGAGCCTGGAGCTCATTCGCGAGCAGATCTATGCGTACGCGCGTCTGTATGAAATGACCCGACAGCGGATGTCAGCATCGGCGGAGCGGACCGCGCGTATGGAACAGATATTCCAGAGCATGAAATCGATCGCGGTGAGTTGCTACCCGATGCTTTCCGAGTTATCCAGCAGTCGCGCGCCCGGAGAGCGCCTGGCCGCGATAGCGATACTGCAGACATTCGCTACGGCCCAGGCGCTTCCTTTTCTGGTGAAGATGATTGGATCGGAAAAGCCTTTTGTCGGGTATCAGGCGGCGAAGGCGCTCAAGCTGGCCGTCGAGCGCCTCGATCCGCGTGTACATCCTCAACTGCTGCAATCGATACTAGACGCACAAGCCGCAGACGCTATCGCGATGCTGGGACACGATACCGATCGTGTGAAGCTGCTGCGCGAGGCCGAAAGGGAGTTGAGAGCGCACATGAAGGCACTGTCGACGCCGGGCGAAGGGTGA
- a CDS encoding toll/interleukin-1 receptor domain-containing protein: protein MGYVTGYEHDIFISYAHIDNTPFGTEKGWVTAFVDDLKNYLDRGLGCRDVSIWMDRELTCNEAFAGSIEDALRNSATLLVVASPGYLGSEWCKRERNAFHGAVREKARSGSRMFRVDLDDLNRDDLPAEIGAILPCRFWAKDRNGNPRTLGMPVCDATRGDDYISELTRLRVDLARELKRLKSLHSSDAVSPLASPAIYLAEVTDDLDGLRDELDAYAKQAGLRVLPEAWYPRDDMTEYRRRMTADLAQSKAYVQLLGGLPGKRPPGWPMRLPAVQCDAARQAGLPILQWRAREVDLESVKQTCPEHYELLMGADVRMCGTEEFKRAVIDEALRPARKATEKKSHASDIHVFVNSATPDLELARAVCKLLGDEGIGSSLPLSDESAKVADVREDLETQLSTCDGLILVYGSAPVAWVRRQYAQGRKIISQRESPLIAMGLVDGPPPEKASVDFQVPNMHSLDWRNGIRPDILREFIAALRG, encoded by the coding sequence ATGGGCTACGTGACCGGATACGAACACGACATCTTCATCAGCTACGCGCACATCGACAACACGCCGTTCGGCACGGAAAAAGGCTGGGTCACCGCATTCGTCGACGATCTGAAGAACTATCTCGACCGGGGACTGGGCTGCCGGGATGTGTCGATCTGGATGGACCGCGAGCTGACCTGCAACGAAGCGTTCGCGGGCAGCATCGAGGATGCGTTGCGCAACAGCGCGACGCTGCTGGTCGTCGCGTCGCCAGGCTATCTGGGCTCGGAATGGTGCAAGCGCGAGCGCAATGCGTTTCATGGCGCCGTGCGCGAAAAAGCGCGCTCCGGTTCGCGCATGTTTCGCGTCGATCTCGACGATCTGAACCGCGACGATCTGCCTGCCGAGATCGGCGCCATTCTGCCGTGCCGTTTCTGGGCTAAAGACAGAAACGGAAACCCGCGCACGCTCGGCATGCCCGTTTGCGACGCAACGCGGGGCGACGACTATATTTCCGAACTCACGAGGCTGCGCGTCGATCTTGCCCGCGAGCTCAAGCGTCTGAAATCCCTGCATTCGAGCGACGCCGTCTCGCCGCTTGCGTCGCCCGCCATTTATCTCGCTGAAGTCACCGACGATCTCGACGGTCTCAGAGACGAACTCGATGCCTACGCGAAGCAGGCTGGTTTGCGTGTGCTGCCGGAAGCCTGGTATCCGCGCGACGACATGACGGAGTACCGACGCCGGATGACGGCCGACCTCGCACAGAGCAAGGCCTATGTGCAACTGCTGGGCGGCTTGCCGGGCAAGCGGCCGCCCGGCTGGCCGATGCGGCTCCCCGCCGTGCAGTGCGACGCCGCGCGCCAGGCAGGTTTGCCGATCCTGCAATGGCGGGCCCGCGAGGTCGATCTGGAAAGCGTGAAGCAGACCTGTCCCGAGCACTACGAATTGCTGATGGGCGCCGACGTGCGCATGTGTGGCACCGAAGAGTTCAAGCGCGCGGTGATCGACGAGGCGCTGCGTCCGGCGCGCAAGGCGACCGAGAAGAAGAGCCATGCTTCTGACATTCACGTGTTCGTGAATTCGGCGACGCCGGACCTCGAGCTGGCGAGAGCCGTCTGCAAGCTGCTCGGCGACGAAGGCATCGGTTCGTCGTTGCCGCTGTCCGACGAAAGCGCGAAAGTTGCCGACGTGCGCGAAGACCTCGAAACGCAATTGAGTACCTGCGACGGACTGATACTCGTGTACGGCAGCGCGCCCGTCGCGTGGGTCCGGCGCCAGTATGCGCAGGGCAGAAAGATCATCAGTCAGCGCGAGAGCCCGCTCATCGCGATGGGACTCGTGGATGGGCCGCCGCCCGAGAAAGCCAGCGTCGATTTCCAGGTGCCGAACATGCACAGCCTCGACTGGCGCAACGGCATCCGGCCCGACATCTTGCGCGAGTTCATCGCGGCATTGCGAGGCTAG